Part of the Bacteroidota bacterium genome is shown below.
TTATCCCCTTTTTGGCAGCCAATCCACTACGAGGTCTTACCTGAGCTTCAAAACCTACAGGAAGCTCCATAAAAAGTCCAGTTTTAACAATAGCTCTCTCCAACGGCTTCAATATGATTGACTCATCTATATTTGCTCGCAAATCCATTCCTGCAGAGGCAATTGTCTCATAGTTAGGCAAAGCGTGTTTTGAATTATTTATTACTTTAACTTTCATCTGTTAATA
Proteins encoded:
- the dut gene encoding dUTP diphosphatase, with translation MKVKVINNSKHALPNYETIASAGMDLRANIDESIILKPLERAIVKTGLFMELPVGFEAQVRPRSGLAAKKGITVLNSPGTIDADYRGEVGVILVNLSNEEFEIKDGERVAQMVIAKHEQIEWLEAVVLETSDRGAGGFGSTGV